The genomic window GCTCGATCATTTGTTCTGCTTCTTTGGCTGATGTAACAAAATCTACTTGAAAATCTTGTTCACACTCGAGCATACGTTTTGTTCCTTCGCAAACAAGACGATGATCGTCGACAATTAAAATACGAGCCATGCTTTTCTCCTTTCCATACGTTTATAATGGAATGGTGATCCTTATCTCTAATCCAGATCCATGCGATGACGTGATTTTGCATGTTCCACCTAATCCTTGCACACGCTCTTTTATTCCAAATAATCCTAAATTACCATTATGATGATTTAATTTTTCCATCTCTATTCCTATCCCATCGTCAACATAACGGAGTTGAACAGCCTCATCTTGCGTATCCAATACGAGTTGAATCGTAAACGTCAAATAGCCCCCACCTTTTTGAAGGCCGGGGCTTGAGGTATTATTTAGTTAGCTGCTGAAAAGCAATACATGAAACAGGGAGTGTGGTTGACCAAGGAAGCATTTGATCCAATGCGTTCTTGTCTGACAAATCCATATTGGGAAGCTTCTCAAAAAGATAGCGAAGGTAATAATATGGATGTAATTGATTCGCTTTCGCTGTCTCCACTATGCTGTAGATGATGGCACTTGCCCGTGCACCTTGTGGTGTATTAGCGAAAAGCCAATTTTTCCTTCCGATGACCACCGATTTGATCGAGCGTTCGCTGCGATTATTATCGATCTCCAGTCGCCCATCCTCTAAAAAGGCCACTAATTTATCCCATTGGTTCAGACAATACGCAATGGCTTTTCCTAATGCGCTCTTTGGCAACACGTGCTGTTTTTGCTTTTGCAGCCATGACAAAAAAGCGTCTAAGATAGGCTTGCTTTGCTTTAGACGTTCTTCATACCGATCTTTAGGATCTAATTTTTTTAATTTACGTTCCACCGCAAACAGCTGATTACAGAAATTCAGACCTTCCGTTGCGGTCACTGGTGCCACGCTATTGGCAGGCATGGATTTTAGGGCGTCTGTAAATCCTCTACGCGCATGAGCCCAACAACCAACCAAGGTTACGTTTGGCACTTGATGGTATCCTGCGTATCCATCCACCTGCAAATAGCCTTGAAAACCGTTCAGGAAATTCTTTGGGTTTTCCCCTGCTCTCGTTTCCTGATAATCATAAAGGATGATAGGCGGCCCTTCTATTCCTGTCTGATACTGCCATAAATAGGAGGTAGAAGTAGCCGGTCTTCCAGGTTCCTGAAGAACCTGAAGGGTGGTTTCATCGGCATGAATAATATCCAGCTCCAGAAGATGTTCGTGCATCCGATGATACAGCACACTCAGCCATCGTTCCGCTCCTTTTACCATCCAATTGGCAAAGGTTTGTCGAGAAAGAGGCATGCCCATTCGTTGAAACTGTTTTTCTTGGCGATATAACGGGAGTCCCTCTACATATTTTTGCGTCATAATATGTGCCAAAATAGAAGGAGAGGCAAGACTGCCCGGAATGACGGATTTCGGTCTAGGCGCTGTTTGAATAGGTGTTTCGATCTCATGGTGCTCACAATGGCGACAAGAATAGACATATTGCACGTGTTTCACTACTTTTAATTCCGCAGGAATATAGACAAGTTCTTGGCGTACTTCCGTACTCATTTCATGTAGCGTTCCACCGCAACACGAACAGACCTGCTCTTCATCGGATAAACGGTATTCGACCGTTTCGACCGGCAGGTTTTCCAGCATCGCTTCGCGGTGACCGCGTGTTTTCCGACGGCGCTGATAACGAATGGACTCCAACGTAGGTTCCGGCAACTCAAGGTTCGATTCGTTTTCTACCTCGTTGAATAGTTCCAATTGACCAGGATGGATTTTTTCACTTGAAACGCCAAAGCGTTTGTGCTGCAGAAGGCGAAGCTGTTCTTCATACCATTTTACTTTCGCTTCCAACTCCTGTTGCTTTTTTAGTTTCGCCTGTAATTCTGCATTTTGCTTTTCTAGCATTTCCAAGCGTTGGAGGAGATCTTCCGTTGTAAGATTGGAATGAGGGAATTTCGCTGTTTTTTTCATACTCTCATTATACAATAAAACAGCGGAATTCCCTGAATTTTTATTATTTAAATAACTTTCTTTGCGGTTACTGCCGAATGGGCTTGTTTCTGGTTCAATGATAGTCCATCGAGCAGCCAGCGTAATTGGCGTGGACTAATTTGTAAAGGTTCCGAGCTGTGCTCCGAAGGCCAATCAAACGTTCCACGTTCCAGTCGGCGATAATATAGCCAAAATCCGTTATGATCCCAATGAAGAATTTTCAATTTATCCCGTCCACGATTGCAGAACACAAAAAGGGTAGAAGAAAAGGGATCAAGCTGGAATGCTTCTTGGACGATGGCTGCCAACCCGTCGATGGATTTTCGCAAATCTGTACTCCCTCGGGCGAGGTACACATGGGTCACCGTGGCCGCATTTAACATAACGTTTTCAACACCTTCACCACATCGGCAAAAAGCGAAGGGTTAAACCCTTGCTTCACCTCGATCGAACATTCGCCGATTTTTACTTGGATGGAATCCTCTTCATGGATCGATGGATCTGCCATCACAACGGATGCCCATTTTGTAGAGGGATTTGGTGTAGCGTTGGAACCTTCGAGCCGTTTGAGCCAGTACTTCAGCTGGTGAACCTTTAACCTATTCCTTTCACACCATTTTGCTTGGGTGAGACCACTCGCCCTGTAATCAGCAATACGCTGTTCCCATTCACGTCTTCATTCGTTTTTGTCCATACCAAAACTCCTTTAATTAAGATTTCTAAAGAAATTATGGCACGGATGTAGGGGCAAAACTAGGTGGGAAGAGTTTGACGCTTACGTTGAATCGTTGACGCTTGTGAATGTTTTACGGCGTTGTTTAACAATTCTTGTATGATCCGATACATCGCTAGTTCCTGTTCTTCTCCTAATTTGACTTGTATGTGAACATTCCATTCCACTTTTATATTCGTACGTAAATGGAATCGGTCAATAAGCTGTGTGATTGCTTGTTTTAATCCCATCTGACTCAAAAACGGCGGTCTTAATTCATGGCATATTTCTCTTGTTACATCAATGACATTGAGGATCTCCTCGTCGATATCGTTTAGCTGTTTTTGTATATCTTCCACGTACAGAGGTTGAACAAGCAAGTTTTCCACTTTTCTTCTTAACAAAATTAAATCTTGAAGCAATATATCGTGCAAATCGATTGCAAGTTTTTTTCTTTCCCTTTCTGACCATTGGAACATCAATCGAGTAAACGAAATCGAATGTTCTTTCTCTTTTAATCGATCTAACTCTTTCAATAGATCCTCCACTTTTAACATGTTTTCCATCGTCATGCTCGTATAATAAACAATGGCAGATAGCCAGTCTTTTTGCTCGGTATGGAAATAAATAGGTTGTTTCTTTTTCCCTACTAGCCATAAAGTTGTTTGACGAAATGAGCCGATAAACAAGACAAATAAGGAGCGATGTTCCATTACGCGACCGATCGAAAGTGGGGCACCATTTATTTTTTTGACGATATTCGCCCAATGTGCTTGATTGTACTCGAAAGAAAGCGGTTCGTTTATGGACTGCATCACCTCTATTTTTTCTACGTCCAAAATTTCGTGCAATTCCTTTTCCAAACAATACATGGCTCCCTCTACTGTACGCTGTTTTTTAAGCTGTTCACTTATACGATATAAGCTCTCTTGATAAAAATATTTTTGCATCCGTAGTTTTGCCCGCCACTTGCGGTCTAACCATTCTTTTATGTAAAAAGTAGCAAGAACGATGATGTAAACGACAGAAAATAAAACAACAAGTTCAGCCCATTTGCTAGAGCGATGGATCCATTGATTGTACACAATCATCATAAAGAAAGATAGAAGTAATGCAAACAGTCCAAAATATTTCAACCGTTCGATCGAAAATTGCAGTTGAAACAGTTGATCTGTTGCCATTAAATAAAAGAAAACGATTGGTAAGGCGAAAAGAAAACTAACCGTTAATTCCGCTGGCAGCACCCATTTTCCAATGATGAGAACCGGGAGACTATAAAATAAAACAAATGGTGCGGCAGATAGCCCAATGGCTAAAAGCAAACCTTTGACCGTATTTTGCTGTTCATCTTTTTTAAGATAAACTAATCCTTTTCCTAACAAAGCCAGAATGATGACCATGTTGATAAAAAATGTAGCCAATAGCACTTCCGCTTCACTTATCGAACGAAACGATAAAGATATGAGTGAGGCAACGAACATCACAAAGTTAAAACCATAAAGAGAAAAGACGATTTTTTTCGCAAACCATACTTTCTTTTCGTTTTCAAAATAGTTGTAAACAAAATGCAAAAAGAGCGGGGGCAGCATGAAAAATACACCGCTGAATATTTGCCTTCCAAAAAGCGACTGCTTCGCCGATAAGCTGGCACTGATATAACAAAGCCCTGCCGATAACAACAAGTAAATCAGCACGGTCGCCGAGTTATTATCTGGCCGCAAACGAAGCAAAAATATGCTTAAACGAACAGCGAATAGAAAAAAACACGTCGGCAAAATAATATAATACAACCACTGTTCCGTTCCATGCGCTTGATAGTCAATCGCCAAGGTTTGGATTTGATTCCCTCTTTGAATAGTGACTGCTTTTGCTTGTTCAATCGTTTTGTATTTCTGAACTGTAAAATGGGAGAGCGGAAACTTTCCATCTACTTTTAACACTTGATCATGAATATGAATCCCATGTTTTTTTGCCCAGCCAAACTCGTAAAGGTCGTTAACAATAATATCACCATTCTTGTTTTCTACTACACCTATGCCGATCAATGGATGCTTCACATTTAAAATGGTTAAATATAGCGCTAAAATCGAAGCAACAATCATGGCAATAACTGTTCGATTCATCGTGATCTACATCCAATATCCAAGTGATCTAGTCGATTCGCTAAACGCCTTTATCACCGCTTTTACCTCTAACTCACTTAAACCAATTAAGCTCACTGTACCATTTTGTAATTTTTTGATGACTTCCGGATGTTCGACTAAAAAGCGAATGATTTGTTGCATCACAATCTCCCTCCAACATTCTCAAACCAATGTTTTCAGCGCAGATTTATACGCATCATCTACATCTAGTTTTTCGATTTCTTGCAACGCTTTTTCCTTGTAAATTTGGCTCATCACTTTTGCGTAATAAATCGCTCCTTCCTGTTCCATTTGCTGAAGCGCTTTTTCTTTTTGGATATACATCCGATCGTAGTCTATATCGTTGTTGACATACTGCTTCCATAAGTCATCGTGCTTGCTTTCGAGCATATACAAAATCGGAAGCGACTTTTTCTTTGTTTGAATATCAGTTTTTTTATCCCAGTTGTATAGCGCATCAAAATCATTGTCGATTTGTGCCGCGATCCCGATGTAGAAAGCATACGTTTCAATTGCTGCGATGTCCTCTTTTCCTGCTAGCAATGCTCCGATGACACAAGCCATCGCAACAAGAGAGCCTGATTTTTTCTCCACCATTTTTAAATAATCTGCTTCTGTTTGTACGTCACACGCCACATCAGTCTGTTGTCCGTGTACACTTTGCAACAAGCAAGACGTAACATATGACAGTGCCTTTAATTTTTTATTACTAGAAATCGGTACGTTCGCAATCGCTTGCTGACCAAGCAGCAAGAACCCGATAGCAATATGAAGAGGAATAGCTGTATCCTCTAAACGATCTTGATCGACTAAATCATCAAGTAAATCGCCAGCAAGCACGATCAATTCAATAGCCGCTGCGATATATGTTGAGTGATCTCCTTGTGTCGAAAACAAGTCATAATGCAAATAAGCCAACCGTCCAAACAACAAATCGCTCTCTTTCACATGTTGCTCGATTGCCATCAACATGTGCGCTTTCAGTTGCGGTTCCGACATCAATTGTTCCACGATTTCCTTCATTTGCTTCGCTATTTTTTCTTTTTCACTCATCCTATCGCACCTTACACAAATATTTACAAATAGGGAATATTCGACAAAATCAAAAAAATTCCTTCCTGACAAATAAAAAGACTTGTCGAAAATTGCGACAAGTCTGGTAAATGCATATCTTAAAAAAATCGCCGTATTCATCTTTCCGATCACGGAATAAAACATTCCGACGTATACGACAATTGTTTCCACATAACATTTTATACCCGCCCCGTTTTTATCTAGTGCCACAGGTAAAATAATAGCCCACATCATTTTTGCTTTGCACATCTTCACTAATTCAGATCCACTTCAAATTAGAGTATTAATTGGAACCATGTCACTTCTACATTAAGGAAAGGAATACAGCAAAACTCCCAGCACATATAGCATCACCCTTAAAGACTTTTGATCCGTATAATTAAACAATAAATGCCGTCGTGCTGCTCGCTTGGAAAGCCGATCAACCGATGACACCTGAACATCTTCATTGCGTCTTGAGCACCGATCGGGAGTTAAGCGACGAAGACATCTTGCGCTACTATGCCGAGCGTTGGTCAATCGAATGTTTCTTTCGTTAAGCAAAAGGTCAGCTGAAGCTTGATGGGTACCGTGTTCGCGAGCGACGGGCGGTGAAACGCTACTGGATCTTGGTGCAGCTTGCTTACGTGTACAGCATGTTCGAGTCGAACAGCGATTTTTCTGATGGGCTCGATCTCCTGCGCAAGAGAAAAGGACATAGCCTCGTGGAGGTTCATTTACAGCGCAGCGAAACAAAATATTCCCCCATTGATGCCGTGAAAAAACAGCTCCACGTGGCATAAGGGGTACCCTGTTTGTTTCTTTTTAAATAGTAATTATTGTTATAAAAAATACTCAACTACAGTAGTTTATTTAAACACGATTTAAATGCGTGTCTTTAAAATGTGTTGGATACTTTAATCCATAACCAATCATCCTATCCATTCCGATATGGGCAGACCATATTAAACCTATCTCTAAAACAACTTCGTTTGATAACAATACTCCTAAGATAACAACTCCAATTGGTAAACTATATGTATGAAATAAATTATAAAGCACTGCACCAACCTTATTATTGAATAAATAACCTATCATTGATATATCTGGAGCTAATAACAAAACGAAAAACAAAAGCCAACTAAATTGATTATAAGAGTAAAAATAAAGACTTAACAATAGGATAGCTACCCCTTCTAGGTGTAAAAGAATTTTATTCATAATATCCTCCCTTCAGGCGTGTTGATTAACCAATAAAAACCAGTTGACGCTGCTCTATTTTCTAGCTTTTCGCAAAGCCTGCCCCTCCTGCGGTGGTAAGCCCTGTCCCATGAGCCACTCCTACAGCGGCAACCGCAGTAGCAGGTGCTCCAATGACTGCTCCTACTCCTGTGGCGTTAAGTACTACGCCACCTGTACTATATACATCCAAATTGACATTTTAACCTCTGGTTCACGCAGCACACCCGATGCGACGCAACACTTCATCTGGGTGCTGCAACACATATTGTTCAAAACGAGTAATAGACTGGGCGATGTCGTTTTGATCTTTATGCAAGACGTTGGCAATGACCTCATCTTTCAGCCACTTCCATAACCGCTCCATCGGATTCAAATGAGGCGAATACGGTGGCAGAAAAATAAAGTGAACGGCAGCGCCTTCTTCACCATCGAGGAATGCTTGCACCATGTTGGCATGATGAATCCGTACATTGTCCAACACAAGCACGAGGAATCGATCCGGATATTTCTCTTTCAACAGGCGCAAAACGTCTAGGAACGTCTCAGCGTTGGCGGATGATGCGCGATGAAACACGACATCGCCTTGTTGAACGTCTACCGCACCAAAAATGGACACGTGAGCGTGGTGACCGTAGCTTGGCACTTGTTTTTGATTGCCCACTTCTGCCCATGTCGTACGAAGCGCTTGATAGGCGCGAACATGCGTCTCATCGACATGAAGCAGAACCATCTGCCCAGTGATTCGTTTTTTTATAAACTCGAGTTCTTTTTCAAAGGCAGCTTGAAGCGTTGGATCCCCTTTGACGAGCTTATCAGTCGGACGGGTCCACGACAAGCGAATACGATGTAACCATTTGCGAATCCCTTCGCGTGACATGGAAACGCCATATGTTTGTTGGATGTAAGATTGCAACATGCGTGTGTTTCATGAGGAAGAAATGCCCCCACCGACATCCACAGGGGTGATGGTTAAGACGAGTTGTCTGATTTCTTGTTGTTGTTCTTCCGTAAGAAACGGCATGCGACCAGGTGGCAAGCGGCGATCGAGTAAATGATCGAGCCCCCCCTTCATTAAACCGTGCGACGTAGAGGGCAACCGATTGACGGCATAGATGAACCATTTTGGCGACATCTTTTCCGAGATACCCTTCCATGACGAGACGAACGGCGGTAACTCGAGCACGAAGCAAAGCATCTTTGATTTTCCGTTCTTGTTTCCGAAGTGTTTGAGGCGTCCAGCCGTGATCATTTGTCATTTTAAGACGTTTCATATCATTTCCGCTCTTTTTGTATAGGAATACTTAGGAGCAGTATAACTATGGAAAAAGGTGTTCATACAGAAGTCATCATTTTAAAGTGCATGTATATAATGGCAACGGAATTTGATTAATAATTAAGGTAACAACTCCTTTGTTTTGGGTGTGTCGTTACCTCAATCGTACCAAAAACAGGAGGGGTGGCAAGCTTTTTTATCGAGAACAGCATAAAATCAATAAAAATTAAGGGTACGGTTTTAAAACTTTTGACAGTACCAGAGATCTGTAGAGGTTCGGCTTATAGCAAATTTACAAGGAGTAAGGGGAGTGATAGGCTTTTTAAGCATAACCGCTCCTTGATATCGCTGTTTTTTGGACTTTTTAACCACACCCAAAAGATCTCCATGTCAAGTTGTAATTCTCTGCAATTTTCGAGTTTGAAGGCCATATGGTCAGTCAAGATTGTTGAAATATCAGTACTTTTCTAATTCAGTCTCCAAGTCTCTAAGTAGAGTATCTACTTCTAATACAGCTGAATCATTATTATTCCAAAATATAGATAATTTATAGCCATCCTTTTTTATGCCAGGCAACCAGTCATTAATAAATTCATCTAGATCAATGCTTTTCGGTGTATAATCGGACCATTCCTCAATAGAACAAAGCTCCGCAAATTCTTTTTTTGGCCAAAACGGCATTAACATTTTCCCTGTATCGTCTTGAGATATTGCCCAACCATCATGATATAGCCCCCAAACCTCTTCGAAGTCAACAACTTTCTTGATAAAGTACTCATATCTTTTATTAGCAGGTAGTTTTATAACAGCTTCAAGTTCCTTGTTAATCATCCTATCACTCTCCATTATTTTTCTTCTTTTTTCCATAACCATCATGCTTATGCTGAGTTCTATGATTCTTAATCATTTGTAAGTCGCTGTGCTCATACCCATATCCATTTCTTGCTTCATAGCCCCTTCTATGGGCAAGTTCATACCCCTGGGGTACTCTTATATTTTTCCTCTTTCCTGCTGCTATTTCATTCATATCACGTTTAATTTCGCCACGCAATGCTGATGAAACTTTATTATCATTTGCTATCTCTTTAAGTCTTGCTTGCTTTCCTGACCTACCAGAGTTTTTGACGACAAGTTGGTTAACATTCTCCGTTCTCGTACTTTTCCTGCCAGAAACCCCATCACTTCGACTCATTTGCTGATACAATTCTTTTGCACTCTTCGCAAAGCCCGTTCCTCCTGCGGTGGTAAGCCCTGTCCCATGAGCCACTCCTACAGCGGCAACCGCAGTAGCAGGTGCTCCAATGACTGCTCCTACTCCTGTGGCGTTAAGTACTACGCCACCTGTACTAATGGCAATAGAACTTGTCGTTTCCATGACGCCTGCGATTGTTGCCACTGCATGTCCGAACGCTTGCCCTGCTTTGTATGCCGTCGGATGTTTACTGTAATCTGAGCGCTTTTGTACAACGTTTAACGTCATATCCGATAACGCTGCATCCCCTGCTCCTGTGACAAACTCTTTTGTACTTTCCATCGGATGTTTCTTAAAACTATGCCGTGATTGTTCTGTACGTTTCGCTACGGATAGAACGGTTTTTTCGGCATGTTGTCCTGTGTTC from Anoxybacillus amylolyticus includes these protein-coding regions:
- a CDS encoding sensor histidine kinase, encoding MTFTIQLVLDTQDEAVQLRYVDDGIGIEMEKLNHHNGNLGLFGIKERVQGLGGTCKITSSHGSGLEIRITIPL
- the tnpC gene encoding IS66 family transposase, with the translated sequence MLEKQNAELQAKLKKQQELEAKVKWYEEQLRLLQHKRFGVSSEKIHPGQLELFNEVENESNLELPEPTLESIRYQRRRKTRGHREAMLENLPVETVEYRLSDEEQVCSCCGGTLHEMSTEVRQELVYIPAELKVVKHVQYVYSCRHCEHHEIETPIQTAPRPKSVIPGSLASPSILAHIMTQKYVEGLPLYRQEKQFQRMGMPLSRQTFANWMVKGAERWLSVLYHRMHEHLLELDIIHADETTLQVLQEPGRPATSTSYLWQYQTGIEGPPIILYDYQETRAGENPKNFLNGFQGYLQVDGYAGYHQVPNVTLVGCWAHARRGFTDALKSMPANSVAPVTATEGLNFCNQLFAVERKLKKLDPKDRYEERLKQSKPILDAFLSWLQKQKQHVLPKSALGKAIAYCLNQWDKLVAFLEDGRLEIDNNRSERSIKSVVIGRKNWLFANTPQGARASAIIYSIVETAKANQLHPYYYLRYLFEKLPNMDLSDKNALDQMLPWSTTLPVSCIAFQQLTK
- the tnpB gene encoding IS66 family insertion sequence element accessory protein TnpB (TnpB, as the term is used for proteins encoded by IS66 family insertion elements, is considered an accessory protein, since TnpC, encoded by a neighboring gene, is a DDE family transposase.), coding for MLNAATVTHVYLARGSTDLRKSIDGLAAIVQEAFQLDPFSSTLFVFCNRGRDKLKILHWDHNGFWLYYRRLERGTFDWPSEHSSEPLQISPRQLRWLLDGLSLNQKQAHSAVTAKKVI
- the tnpA gene encoding IS66 family insertion sequence element accessory protein TnpA; the encoded protein is MADYRASGLTQAKWCERNRLKVHQLKYWLKRLEGSNATPNPSTKWASVVMADPSIHEEDSIQVKIGECSIEVKQGFNPSLFADVVKVLKTLC
- a CDS encoding histidine kinase; translated protein: MNRTVIAMIVASILALYLTILNVKHPLIGIGVVENKNGDIIVNDLYEFGWAKKHGIHIHDQVLKVDGKFPLSHFTVQKYKTIEQAKAVTIQRGNQIQTLAIDYQAHGTEQWLYYIILPTCFFLFAVRLSIFLLRLRPDNNSATVLIYLLLSAGLCYISASLSAKQSLFGRQIFSGVFFMLPPLFLHFVYNYFENEKKVWFAKKIVFSLYGFNFVMFVASLISLSFRSISEAEVLLATFFINMVIILALLGKGLVYLKKDEQQNTVKGLLLAIGLSAAPFVLFYSLPVLIIGKWVLPAELTVSFLFALPIVFFYLMATDQLFQLQFSIERLKYFGLFALLLSFFMMIVYNQWIHRSSKWAELVVLFSVVYIIVLATFYIKEWLDRKWRAKLRMQKYFYQESLYRISEQLKKQRTVEGAMYCLEKELHEILDVEKIEVMQSINEPLSFEYNQAHWANIVKKINGAPLSIGRVMEHRSLFVLFIGSFRQTTLWLVGKKKQPIYFHTEQKDWLSAIVYYTSMTMENMLKVEDLLKELDRLKEKEHSISFTRLMFQWSERERKKLAIDLHDILLQDLILLRRKVENLLVQPLYVEDIQKQLNDIDEEILNVIDVTREICHELRPPFLSQMGLKQAITQLIDRFHLRTNIKVEWNVHIQVKLGEEQELAMYRIIQELLNNAVKHSQASTIQRKRQTLPT
- the comX gene encoding competence pheromone ComX, which produces MQQIIRFLVEHPEVIKKLQNGTVSLIGLSELEVKAVIKAFSESTRSLGYWM
- a CDS encoding polyprenyl synthetase family protein; protein product: MSEKEKIAKQMKEIVEQLMSEPQLKAHMLMAIEQHVKESDLLFGRLAYLHYDLFSTQGDHSTYIAAAIELIVLAGDLLDDLVDQDRLEDTAIPLHIAIGFLLLGQQAIANVPISSNKKLKALSYVTSCLLQSVHGQQTDVACDVQTEADYLKMVEKKSGSLVAMACVIGALLAGKEDIAAIETYAFYIGIAAQIDNDFDALYNWDKKTDIQTKKKSLPILYMLESKHDDLWKQYVNNDIDYDRMYIQKEKALQQMEQEGAIYYAKVMSQIYKEKALQEIEKLDVDDAYKSALKTLV
- a CDS encoding DUF4260 domain-containing protein, which translates into the protein MNKILLHLEGVAILLLSLYFYSYNQFSWLLFFVLLLAPDISMIGYLFNNKVGAVLYNLFHTYSLPIGVVILGVLLSNEVVLEIGLIWSAHIGMDRMIGYGLKYPTHFKDTHLNRV
- a CDS encoding IS630 family transposase; this encodes MLQSYIQQTYGVSMSREGIRKWLHRIRLSWTRPTDKLVKGDPTLQAAFEKELEFIKKRITGQMVLLHVDETHVRAYQALRTTWAEVGNQKQVPSYGHHAHVSIFGAVDVQQGDVVFHRASSANAETFLDVLRLLKEKYPDRFLVLVLDNVRIHHANMVQAFLDGEEGAAVHFIFLPPYSPHLNPMERLWKWLKDEVIANVLHKDQNDIAQSITRFEQYVLQHPDEVLRRIGCAA
- a CDS encoding helix-turn-helix domain-containing protein, giving the protein MKRLKMTNDHGWTPQTLRKQERKIKDALLRARVTAVRLVMEGYLGKDVAKMVHLCRQSVALYVARFNEGGARSFTRSPLATWSHAVSYGRTTTRNQTTRLNHHPCGCRWGHFFLMKHTHVAILHPTNIWRFHVTRRDSQMVTSYSLVVDPSD
- a CDS encoding DUF2750 domain-containing protein; the encoded protein is MINKELEAVIKLPANKRYEYFIKKVVDFEEVWGLYHDGWAISQDDTGKMLMPFWPKKEFAELCSIEEWSDYTPKSIDLDEFINDWLPGIKKDGYKLSIFWNNNDSAVLEVDTLLRDLETELEKY
- a CDS encoding polymorphic toxin type 8 domain-containing protein; translated protein: MSFWGSLSKWGHSVSKKIEQTTKHVANDFKKVEKTIQQAEKKAESFTKQIVKDTIQISQKAKEAFQQAEKKIEKTSKHIANDVKKAEKAIHQTVNHAEKKVEQVTKQAIKDTVHISQKAQKAFHEAEKKAERVTKHIVHDVKKATSESVRSVKQTLKDTEKTLEHGVHQLEKKAGLAVKQAARSIMNTGQHAEKTVLSVAKRTEQSRHSFKKHPMESTKEFVTGAGDAALSDMTLNVVQKRSDYSKHPTAYKAGQAFGHAVATIAGVMETTSSIAISTGGVVLNATGVGAVIGAPATAVAAVGVAHGTGLTTAGGTGFAKSAKELYQQMSRSDGVSGRKSTRTENVNQLVVKNSGRSGKQARLKEIANDNKVSSALRGEIKRDMNEIAAGKRKNIRVPQGYELAHRRGYEARNGYGYEHSDLQMIKNHRTQHKHDGYGKKKKNNGE